Within Planctomycetota bacterium, the genomic segment CACCGGCGGCGACGGCGCCGGGACGTTCAACATCTCGACCGCCGCCGCCCTGGTGGCCGCGGCAGCGGGCCTGCCGGTCGCGAAGCACGGCAACCGCGCGGTGTCGAGCGCGACCGGGTCGGCCGACGTGCTCGAACGACTCGGTGTCCGCGTCGGCTGCGGACCGGCGGTGGCGGCCCGGTGCCTCGACGTCGCCGGCATCTGCTTCTGCCTGGCACCGGTGTACCACCCGGTGATGGCCCTCGTCGGCCCGCTGCGAAGGGCGCTGGGTCGGCCGACGCTGTTCAACGCGATCGGCCCGCTGTGCAATCCCGCCGGGGCGACCGTCCAGGTGGTGGGGGTGGGCCGACCGGAGCTGCGCGAGCCGCTGGCCCACGCCGCGGCCGACCTCGGGATGCAGCGCGTGCTGGTCGTGTCGGGGACGCTGCCGGCCGGGAACGCCTGTGACGAGGTGAGCGTCTTCGGGCCGACGGATGTCGTCGAGATCGCCGGCGGGGTGCGACGCCGGTGCCGTTGGGAGCCCGAAGACTTCGGCCTGTCCCGCCGCAACGCCGAGGATCTCGGCAGCTTGCTCGTCGACGGTCCCGCGGCCAGCGCCGCGGCGATCACCGCCGTCCTCGCCGGCGTGCCGGGGCCGGCACGCGAGACGGTGGCCGTCAATGCCGGAGCCCTGCTCTGGGCCGCCAGCCGGAGCGCGACCCCGGCCGACGGCTACAGGATCGCCATCGAGGCGATCGACTCCGGCGCCGCCGCGCGGACGCTGGCGGCCCTCGTCGCGACGTCACAGGAACCCGATCCGGTGAGCCCCTCATGAAGCTCGAGGTGATCCAACCCGACGCTCCTCCCCCCGGGCCGGCGGCCGCTGGCGCACCGCTGCCCCCGTGCTGCGCCCGTCCCGGCGCCGGTGAGCTCGGCTGGCAGTGCCCGATGCATCCCGACGTCACGGCGTCGGCCCCCGGAAGCTGCCCGGTGTGCGGGATGGAGCTGGTCCCGATCGGTCAGGCCTCCACGGCGGCGGACGACGCGGCCCGGGCCCGGCGCCGGCTGGTGGTCTGTGCCCTGCTCGGCGGCTTGTTGATGGCGGTGTCGATGACGGGGATGGCCGGCCACGCGCTGGGCATCACCGACGGCATCGTCGGCTGGCTGGCGGGGACGACCGGCAACGTCCTTCAACTACTGCTCGCCGCACCGCTGGTCCTGTGGGGTGGCTGGCCGATCCTCACCGGCGGCTGGGCCGGTTTCCGGCGCGGCCGGCCGACGATGTTCTCCCTGGTCGGGCTGGGGATCACGGTGGCGTTCGTCGCCAGCGTCGTCGCCACCGTCGCCCCGGGGCTGTTTCCGCCCGCGTTCCGCCGCCACGACGGCAGCGTCGAAACGTTTTTCGAATCGGCAGGGATGATCGTCGTCCTCGTGCTCGCGGGCCAGGCGCTCGAGTCGCGTGCCAGGCGCGGCACCGGAGCCGCGCTCCGCGCGCTTCTCGACCTCGCCCCACCCACCGCGGAGCGCCATCCCGGCGGCAAGACGGTGCCGCTCAGCCAGGTACGGCCGGGCGACCTCCTCCGTGTACGCCCCGGCGGGCGGATTCCCACCGATGCGACGCTGCTGGAGGGCACGACGACCTGCGACGAGTCGCTCCTCACCGGCGAGCCGCTGCCGGTGGCGCGCGGGCCCGGCGACAAACTCCTCGGCGGTGCGATCAACGGTCCGGCGGCGCTGGTGATCCGCGCCGACACCGCGGCCGCCGGGGCGCTGGTGGCGCGGATCGCCCGGCTCGTGCGCGAGGCACAATCGCGGCGGGCGCCGATCGAGGCCCTTGCCGACCGGGCCGCGGCGGTGTTCACCCCGGCGGTGCTCGGTCTCGCCCTGGCCACGTTTCTCGGCTGGGCCGCGTTCGGCCCGGAACCGCGGCTCGCCCTGGGCCTCGTGTCCGCGGTCAGCGTGCTGGTGATCGCCTGCCCCTGCAGCCTCGGATTGGCGACGCCGCTGTCGATGACCGTGGCGATCGGCCGCGGGGCGCGCGAGGGGATCCTCGTCCGTAGCCCCGCCGCCCTCGAGTCCCTGGCCGCCGCGACGCTGTACACGTTCGACAAGACCGGAACCCTGACCGCCGGGGCGCCGCGCGTCGTCGGCTCGCTGGCGGTTCCCGGGAGGGTGCCCGCGGCGCACTCCCTGCTCGGCATGGTGGCGGCCGTGGAAAAGGTGAGCGAGCACCCGCTGGCCAAGGCGTTTGCCGTCGCCGCCGCCGGGGAGCCGATCCCGCCGGTGGCGGATGCGACCGCCGTGATCGGGCGCGGGATCCGGGGGCGGTGCGGCGATCGCGCCGTGGTGGTGGGAACCGCCGGCCTGCTCGGTGACGACGGGATCGAGCTGACGCCGCTGCAAACCGGTCCGGCGGCTGAGTGGGTGGCCGAGGCCACTGCCGCCGGACAGACGCTCGTGTTCGCCGCCGTCGATGGCCACCTCGCCGGTGCCTTCGCGATCACCGATCCGCCCCGCGACGACGCCGCCGACGTCGTCGGCTTCCTGCGGCGGCGCGGCGCGGGGATCGAACTGCTCTCCGGCGACCGCCCCGCGGCCGCCGAGCATCTCGCCCGTCTGGTGGGGATCGAGCGAGTCGCCGGCGGACTGTCGCCCGAGGACAAGGCAGACCGGGTGACCGCCCTGCGCCGGCAGGGGCAGCGGGTGGCCTTCGTCGGCGACGGGATCAACGACGCGGTCGCGCTGGCCGCCGCCGACGTCGGCCTGGCCATGGGGGAAGGCGCCGACGTGGCGATCGGGAGCGCCGACATCACGCTCCTCACCGGCGGGCTGGCGGCAGTGCCCCGCGCGGTCGCGTTGGCCGACGCGACGATGGCCAACGTGCGGCAGAACCTCGTCCTCGCGACCGTCTACAACCTCGTCGCCCTGCCCGTCGCCGCCGGCCTCCTCTACCCGCTGTTCGGGCACGTCACCAGCCCGATGCTCGCGGCGGCGGCGATGAGCATCAGCTCGCTGTCGGTGATCGCCAACGCCCTGCGGCTGCGCCGCGGGGGGCGATAGGCCGGGTGGCCTCAACCGCGCTCCAGCCCGGTCAGCGGCACCGCCAGCCCGTCGTGGGCCAGCTCGATTCCCGGCGGGAGCCGTGCCGACACCTCGGCGTGGCCGAGCTCGTGGGACAAGTGCACCAGCAACGTCCGCCGGGCCCCGATCGACCGGGCCGTGTCGATCGCCTCGGCGAGCGAGAAATGGGTCGGGTGCCGCGTCGGCCGCAGGCAGTCGAGGACGAGGACGTCGAGGCCGGCCAGGAGCGGCCGCGTCGCCGCCGGGATCTCGTTGGTGTCGGTGCAGTAGGCGACGTCGCCGAACCGGAAACCGAGGACGTCGAACGGTCCATGGCGGAGGCGGAGCGGCACGGCGCGGGCTCCCAGCACCGTGAATGGTTCGGTCGAGATCGACTCGAGGGCGAGCTTCGGAACGCCGCCCCCGGGAGCGGGGATCGCCGCGAAAGCGTAGTCGAAGGCGAGCCGGATCCGGGCCTCGACCCGCGGTTCGCAGTACACCGGCACCGAGCGGCCGGAGTGGAAGCAGATCGGCCGGACGTCGTCGAGTCCGTAGACGTGGTCGACGTGATCGTGCGTGTAGAGGATCGCGTCGATCGCCGTCAGCCCGGCGTTCAGCAGTTGCTGGCGGAGATCGGGAGTGGTGTCGATCAGGAGCGTGCCGGCGGGGAGGCCCAGCGCCACACTCGTGCGGAACCGCCGGTCGCGGGGATCGGGGCTGGTGCAGGTGGGGCAACCACAGCCGACGACGGGGACGCCCACGCTCGTCCCGGTGCCGAGAAACAGCAACTGCCCGGCAATGTCGCGGCCGACCGCACGGGGCCGTGGTGTGGCACGGCCAGACCGGAAGGAGGGCGTGGCCATCATGGGGAGGAAGTCGGCAAGTGGCCGATGAGCGGAGCGGCGGGAAGCGACCGCATGCTACTCGATCGGGTCGTGCGGTAGACCGGTCGAGGATCGCCTTGACCAGCCGCGGCCGAAACCGTGACAATTATTCGGAGGTTAGCTGGCTCGGGAAAACCTGCCTTCCTGCCATCCGGCTGCCCGCCCCTCGATCGTCCCCGACGGTCTCCAGAACCCGGCGCCGGCAGGCGGCGGAGTCCGGCCACGTCAGCGTCGGGACCACCCGGCCCGTTTTCGCCCCCGCGGACCCGTTGATCCCGTCATGGAATTCCTCGAACGCCTCTGGGAGACGGTCGGCAACGCGGGCTCCGCGGTCGAGCACCGTGTCGAACGGCTGCTGACCGGACTGTTCGGCTCGTCGAACGCACGCTACCTGCGCCGGCTGGAGCCCAAGATCGAGGCGATCAACTCGCTGGAGCCGAAGTACCAGGCGATGAACGACGCCGAGCTCCGCGCCCAGACCGTGGAGTTTCGCCGCCGGCTCGCCGCCGGTGAGACGCTCGACGACCTGCTCGTCGAGGCGTTCGCCGTCTGCCGGGAGGGGGGCCGGCGGTTCCTCGGGATGCGGCACTACGACGTGCAGCTGATCGGCGGGATGGTGCTCCACTCGGGGGCGATCGCCGAAATGATCACCGGCGAGGGGAAGACGCTCGTCGCCACGCTCCCGGCCTACCTCAACGCCCTGGAGGGGAAGGGCGTCCATGTCGTCACGGTCAACGACTACCTCGCGCGCCGCGACATGGAGTGGATGGGGCCGCTGTACATCGGTCTCGGCCTGACCGTGGGCGCTATCCAGTCGCGGATGGAGACCGACGAACGGCAGAAATCCTACGCCCGCGACATCACCTACGGGACCAACAACGAGTTCGGCTTCGACTACCTGCGCGACAACATGCGCCTCGCCAGGCGCGGCGACGACCGCTTTCCCGCGCACGTCCAGCAGAGCCAGGGTCCGCTCCACTACGCGATCATCGACGAGGTCGACAACATCCTCGTCGACGAGGCGCGGACGCCGCTGATCATCTCGGGCCCGGCCCACGACGACGTGCGGAAATACGCGCGTGCCGACCAGATCGCGCGGCAGCTCCAGGCGGAGACCCATTTCGAGGTCAAGGAGAAGGAGCACACCGTCGCCCTCACGGAGGAAGGCGTGCGCCGCGCGGAGCGGCTGGCCGACGTCGAGAGCTTCTACACCGCCGGCAACATGGAGTGGCCGCACCTCATCGACAACGCCCTCAAGGCCCATCACCTCTACAAGCGCGACGTGAACTACGTCGTCCAGAACGGCGAGGTGGTGATCGTCGACGAGTTCACCGGCCGCCTGATGCCCGGGCGGCAGTGGTCCGACGGGCTGCACCAGGCGGTCGAGGCGAAGGAAGGGGTGCGGATCAAGGAGGAGTCACAGACCCTGGCGACGGTCACCCTGCAGAACTTCTTCAAGCTCTACGACAAGGTCGGCGGCATGACCGGCACCGCCATGACCGAGGCGAGCGAGTTCTGGAAGATCTACAAGCTCGACGTCATCGCCATCCCCCCCAACCGCGGCCTCAAGCGGATCAACCATCCGGACGTCATCTACCGCACCGAACGCGAGAAGTGGATCGCGGTGGCCGACGAGGTCGAGCGAATCCACCGCTGGGATTCGGTGCTCCTCGCCGACGGCAGCTTCCACATGGGCCGGATCGTCGGCGAGGACGACCGCGAGATCCGCCTCGAACTGAAGCCCGAGGGGGAGCGGCGCGGCGGCGACGTCGAGACCCTGCCCCGGGGGAAGATCCGCGAGCTGCAGCGGCGCGGCTGCCCGGTGCTTGTCGGAACGGTGTCGATCGAGAAGAGCGAGCGGCTCTCGGCACTGCTCGAGAAGCGCGGCATCGACCACCAGGTGCTCAACGCCAAGCACCACAAGCGCGAGGCGGAGATCATCGCCCAGGCGGGGCGCCTCGGCGCGGTGACGATCGCCACCAACATGGCCGGACGCGGCACCGACATCATCCTCGGCGGCAACCCGGAAACGCTCGCCTGGGCGAAGCTCCAGGATCGCTACCCGACGCGGCTCGATGTCCCCAAGCACGAGTGGGACGGGCTGGTCGCCGAGATCTCCCAGGCCGAGAACATGAAGGCCGAAGGGGAATTGGTGCGGTCGATGGGAGGGCTGCAGATCATCGGCACCGAGCGCCACGAGGCGCGGCGCATCGACCTCCAGCTCCGCGGCCGCTGCGGCCGGCAGGGGGATCCCGGCTCGAGCCGGTTCTTCCTCTCGCTCGAAGACGACCTGATGCGGATCTTCGCCGGCGAGTGGGTGAAGAACGTCCTCACGCGCCTCGGGATGCAGGATGGCGAGGCGATCGAGAGCCGGATGGTGACCCGCCGGGTCGAGGCGGCCCAGAAGAAGGTCGAGGAGAGCCATTTCGACGTCCGCAAGAACCTCCTCGAGTACGACGAGGTGATGGACGAGCAGCGGAAGCGGGTCTACGGGTTCCGCCAGCGGATCCTCGAGGACGCCGACTGCCGGGAACTGATCCGGGAGATGGTCGGTCGCCAGATCGACACCAACATCGGCACCCTCCTCGACAAGGACTACGGCTCGCAGAGCTTCGCCGCATGGGCGGCCTCGCAATTGGGCTGCGAGCTCGACGCCGCCGACTTCCGCGGACTGTCGCCCGCCGAGGCGGAGCGCGTCGCGAGCGAGGACGCGGTGCGCCAATCGGAGGTGCAGATCGCCGAGGCGGTCGAGGAGAACCTGCCCGACGGCGAGGACGAGACGGAGTGGAACTGGGCGGCGTTGGCGGCGTTCGTCAACACGCGTTGGAAGCTCGGTGTCAACGACCGCGAGCTGCGCCGGATCGGCCGTGACGGCGTCACCGACATGCTCCAGGAGCGTGCGGCGGCCGCGATCCGGGCGATCGATCTCGCCGAGGGTGCGCGGTTCCTCGCCGATGACTTCGGAGTCCGCAGCGCCTGCGGCTGGACCGAGTGGCGCTTCGGGATCCAACTCACCCCCGAGGAGATCGCCGACCTGCAGCGGACGGGGGGTGATCCCGAGGCGTTCCGGCGGAAGGTCCGGGCCAAGGCGCGCGAAGTCTACGACCGGCGCGAGATCGAGTATCCGGTGCTCGGAGCGCTCGGTCACTTCTCGCAGCGCCAGCCCGACGGCGTCCGCCGCATCGACCTGGCCGGATTCGTCGCCTGGGCCCGCGATCGGTTCGGCGGCGATCTCGACGAGCAGCGCCTCGGCTCGGGCGACCCCGACACGGTCGTCGGCGAGGTCTTCTCCGCCAGCGCCAGGCGCCACGGCCGCGGCGACGACGGGCGCGAAGAGATGAAGCGGATGGAGCGGGCCGTCGTCCTGCAGACGCTCGACAACGCCTGGAAGGACCACCTCCTGGCGATGGACCATCTCCGCAGCAGCGTCGGACTCCGGGGCTATGCCCAGGTCGATCCGAAGGTCGAGTACAAGCGCGAAGGGATGCGGATCTTCGAGTTGATGTGGAACGGCATCGACGAGCGGGTCACCGACCTCGTCTACCGGATCGAGCAGGTGGATGACGACGACGTCCGCAGCGCGTTCCAGGAGACCGCGGCGATCCATGCCGAGGCCGCCCGGCCGACCGCCCCGATCGAAGCACCACCGACCGCGCCGGCAGGAGCCCCGGCGGCGGCCGAAGCCGGGAGTGAGCCGGCCCGGCTCGAGCCGATCCGCAATCTCGCCGCCAAGGTGGGGCGCAACGACCCCTGCCCGTGCGGCAGCGGTAAGAAGTTCAAGAACTGCTGCGCCAAGTCGAGCGGCGTGGCGGCCGGGTGACGCGCCGTTCCGGCCGCTGCCTCACGCCCGTGATCGTTCCGGCATGCTGCTCGATGTCGTCTATCTGCTGGTCGCGCTGCTCATCCTTCCCTGGGTGGCGTGGCGGAGGCTCTCGGGAGCGCGCCAAGTCGCCGCCCCGTGGGTGCGGTTCACCGGCGCGATCGCACCGCTCCCCGATCCGGCCGGGAGGCCGCGGATCTGGCTCCACGGCGTCAGTGTCGGTGAGGTGCAACTGCTCACCGCGCTCGCTGCCGAGATCGAGCGACAGGCCGAGGCCGCCGGGTGCCCCGTCGATTGCGTCGTCTCCAGTTCGACGACGACCGGGCTGGAGGTCGCGCGGAAGCGTTTCGGCACGGACCGTGTCTTCCCCTGCCCGCTCGACTTCTCCTGGGCGGTGGAGCGGGTCATCGACCGCTGCGCCCCCGCGTTGATCGTCCTCGGCGAACTGGAACTGTGGCCGAATCTTCTCGCGCGGGCCTGGCACCGTGGCATCCCGGTCGTCGTCGCCAACGCCCGGATGAGCCCGCGCAGTGCCGCCGGCTACGGCCGGATCGCACCGGTCGTCCGGCGGATGCTCTCCCGGGTGGCAGTCGTGGTGGCCCGGTCCGCCGAGGACGCAGCGCGGTTCGCGGCGCTCGGGGCGGGGCGGATCGTCGTCGCCGGTTCACTGAAGTACGACGGCGTCCGCGGTGACCGTGACCATCCCGACATCCACCGGCTGCAATCGCTCGCCGGCTTCACCCCCGACGACGTCGTGTTCCTCGCCGGAAGCACGCAGCATCCGGAGGAGGAACTGGCGCTGGCCACCTACCGCACGTTGGCGCCCCGGCATCCTCGGCTGCGGCTCGTGATCGTCCCGCGGCACGTCGAACGCGCGCCGGCGATCGCCGCGCTGCTCGATCGCGCCGGCGTGCCCTGGCAGCGGCGCAGCCGGCTCGACGCGGGTCACCCCCCCCCCGCCACCACGGTCTTGCTCGTCGATACGACCGGTGAGTTGGCCTGGTGGTGGGGTACGGCGGCCGTGGCGTTCGTGGGCGGCAGCCTCGACGGCCACCGTGGCGGGCAGAACATGCTCGAGCCGGCGGCCTACGGTACAGCCGTCTGCTTCGGTCCCCACACGCGCAACTTCGCCACCGAAGTGGCGACGCTGTTGGCCGCCGACGCCGCGACGGTGGTCGGCGACGGGAACGCGCTGACCGAGTTCGTGGGCCGTTGCCTCGACGACCCTGCATGGGCCGCCGCCCGCGGCGCCGAGGCCCGGGCGACGGTCGCGGCACATCGTGGCGCGACGGCCCTGACCGCCGCGCTCGTCCTCGAAAACGTCGCCGGCGGCGGCGGCGCGGGGGGCGGCCGTTGCCGGTCCCCGGAAAACCGTCCATAATCCGGCCCTCGGCATCGGCCTACCGGACTGCGAATCCACCATCACGACGAGGAACCGGACGTGTCACGAGGGAAGTATCTGTTCACCAGCGAGTCGGTCAGCATGGGTCATCCGGACAAACTGGCGGACCAGATTTCCGACGGGGTCCTCGACGCCTACCTGGCCCAGGATCCGCGCAGCCGCGTGGCCTGCGAGACGATGGTGACCACCGGTCTGGCGGTGATCGCCGGCGAGATCACCTCCCGCGGCACGATCGACTACCAGAAAGTCGTCCGCGACGTGATCCGTGACGTCGGTTACTCCGACGACGAGATGGGGATCGCCGCCGACACCTGCTCCGTGCTCGTCGCCGTCGGCAAGCAGTCGGGCGACATCGCGATGGGCGTCAACGAGGACGAGGCGAAGGGCAAGGACATCGGCGCCGGCGACCAGGGCCTGATGTTCGGCTACGCCTGCAACGAGACCCCGGAGCTGATGCCCCTGCCGATCGCCCTCTCCCACCGGATCCTCAACCGGCTGACCGAAGCCCGGCAGAAGAACGAGGTCGACTGGCTGCGGCCCGATTCGAAGAGCCAGGTGACCGTGGAGTACGACGGCGACAAGCCGGTGCGGATCGACACGATCGTCGTCTCCACGCAGCACGCTCCCCACGTCACCAACGACGAGATCCGCACGTTCGTCATCGAGAAGATCGTCAAGCCGCTTCTCCCGCGGGACCTCGACACTTCTTCGATCACCTACCACATCAACCCCACCGGTCGGTTCGTGGTCGGCGGTCCGCACGGTGACTGCGGCCTCACCGGCCGCAAGATCATCGTCGATACCTACGGTGGCTGGGGACGGCACGGCGGCGGCGCGTTTTCCGGCAAGGATCCGACCAAGGTCGACCGCAGTGCCGCCTACATGGCGCGCCATGTCGCCAAGAACATCGTCGCCGCCGGCCTCGCCGAGCGCTGTGAGGTGCAGCTGGCCTACGCGATCGGCGTGAGCGATCCGGTCAGCGTGCACGTCGACACCGAGGGAACCGGGGCGATCGCCGACGAGCGACTGTGTGCGGTGGTCCGCGAGTTCTTCCCGCTCACGCCCCGGGGGATCATCGACTACCTCGACCTGCGGCGGCCGATCTACCGCAAGACCGCCGCGGGCGGCCACTTCGGACGCGATGGCTTCAGCTGGGAGAAGACCGATCGCGCCACGGCGCTGGCGCAAGCGGCCCGGTCCGGCGCGATTGCCGGCGCGGCGCGGTGACGAGCCCGCGCCGCAGCCGCCGCTGATGCGGTGACGAAGGTGTGGACGAATCGAGTGCTCACAGCCGAGGGATGCCCGCCGCCGTGACGGACTCGATAGGGTTCCGGAGAATCTCCCGCCGGTCGGCCGGCGCCGACGACGTCGGTGCCGCGCTCGCCACCGGCGCCCTCGCCCTGGCAGGGGCGCTCCCCCTCGCATGCGCCGGAGTGCTCGTCGTCCGCCGGTTGGCGGGAGGCCTCCCGGGGGGTGGGCGCCCCGCCGGCATGCTGGCGGTGGCGCTGACCGGCGTCGGATTCGTGGTCGCCGCCGACCTGATCGCCCGGGCAGCCGCAGGGCGGTCCGACGAGAGGGCGCCGGGGATGGCGTGGCAACCGATCGCTGCACGGATCGCCCTCTGCTGCGCGGTGGCGGCACTGGCGCCCCCTTGGCCGTGGCGGGGGACGGCGTGGCCGGCGGTGGCGACAGCCGGGGCCGCGATGACGGCGGCGCTGGTGCGGGTGCCGCGCCGCCGCGCCGTGGCCAGGACCATGGCCGAGCCGGAGGCACGACACCGAGCGGCGCAGGCGCCACTGGGGGCGTGTGCTGTCGGTGGTGGGCCCACGGCGTCCCCCGCCGAGGCCTCCGGTGGAGCCCTCTCGCAACGGCTGATGCGTTTCCATCGAGCGGACACGATGACCGACCGCATCGAGGGCACGGTGGTCGTCGTCGTCCCGCCGGGGGAGCGCTCGGCACCGACCCATGTCGCGTTCTGCCCGCCCTTCTCCGTGAGCCCGCTGATCACGATCGCCGCCGTCGAAGCAGCGACGGAAGCGGAGGCCGATGCGGTCGAAACACTCCCCTGGGGCACCCGGATCGAGTGCCGCCTCGAGGATGCGGCCGACGACCCGGTGGAGGTCGTCGTCTCGTTCACGGCCGACGGACCGATGCCCTCCTCCGGACGATCCACCGCGGTCCCCGTCACACCGGATCCCTGAGGCATCGGCTTCCATGGCCCGCTGGCCGCAACGACTGTGGACGACGCTGTTCACCTACACGGTGATCTTCTTCGGGTTTCCCCTGCTGGCGTGGCTGCTGTACCGCTGGGTCCGGGGAGGAGGGTAGACGATGGATTCCGCCGGCCACCGGCTCGACGAACCCTCCCCCACGCTGGTGGCGGCGCTGCGCGGCGCCGATCAACTCGGCGTCCTCGCCCACTGGGAGCGCCTCGACGCCGCTGCACGGGAGCGACTGCTCGCGCAGGTGACGGCCATCGATTGGGGGCTCGTCGCCGATCTCACCCGGCGTGTCCGGCGCGGACACCTCGCCCCTCCTGCCGGGGACACGTCGTTCGATCTGGCGAGCGCCGAGTCTCCCCCCTGTCGTCCCCTCCGCGGTGCGGATCCGACTGTCGCCGCCCGCGGCCGGGAGGCACTGGCGGCCGGCGCGGTCGGGGCGATCCTTGTCGCAGGTGGACAGGGCACACGCTTGGGGTGCACCGGGCCGAAGGGGCTGTGCGCCGTGGGGCCGCTGTCGCAGGCCACGTTGTTCGACGTGCTTCTCGGCCGACTCGCGGCCATCGGCCGCCGCTACGGACGCGGAGTCCCCCTGGCGATCATGACCAGCGCCGCCACCGACGACGAGACGCGCCGCTTCCTGGCATCGCGGCAGTGGTGCGGGCTCGACCCGGACGACGTGTTCCTGTTCCGGCAACAGGACCTGCCGGCCTTCGACGCGGCCGATGGCAACATCCTCCTTGCCGCACCGGACCGCGTCGCCCTCGCCCCCGATGGCCACGGCGGCATGCTCTTGGCGCTGGCGGGCGTCGGGGGGCTCGAGTGGTTCGGCCGTCGCGGGGTCGCGACCGTCGCGAGTTTCCAGGTCGACAACCCGCTGGCACTGCCCCTCGATGCCGAGTTCCTCGGCGCCCACCTCGATGCCGCCGCCGAGTTCACGCTCCAGGTGATCCGCAAGCGAGAGCCAGCCGAGCGCGTCGGGGTGATCGCCACCTCCGGAGGCGTGACCCGGGTCGTCGAATACAGCGATCTGCCCGCCACCGCCGCGGCCGAGCGGCTGGCCGACGGCCGGCTCCGCTTCCACGCCGGCAGCATCGCCGTGCATGCCTTCGCCCTCGAGTTCCTCGCCCACTGCGCGGCGCGTGGCGACGCCCTCCCGCTCCACGCAGCGCGTAAGGCGGTCCCGTTCGTCGACGCCGACGGCCGCCACCATGCCCCACGCGCGCCCAACGCGGTGAAGTTCGAACGCTTCATCTTCGACATCCTCCCCCTGGCGAGGCGGGTGTGCGTCGTCGAGCTCGAGCCGGGCGAGGGATTCGCCCCGCTCAAGAATCCCAGCGGTGCGGCGGCCGACACACCGGAGCACGTGCGCGAGGCACTGATCGCCCGCGACCGGGCGATTCTGGCCGCAGCGGGAGTGACCGTCGACGAGGGGGTCGTCGTCGAGCTCGACGCCGCCACGATCCTCGACGCCGACGACGTCACTCTGGCCTTGCCCCCGGGAACGCGGATCAGCGCATCTGCCGTCATCCGCGCGGACCCGATAACGCCACGCGGGACCGGCGGTGGCGAGTTCCGGTGATTTCCCCGCGGGTGGGCCGAGGACCGCACGACGGATCGGCGACGAGCGACGCGTGTTTCCTCACGGAGGTCGGTGATGCTCCACGTGGTGATCATGGCGGGTGGATCGGGTACGCGGTTCTGGCCCGCCAGTCGGGCGGCGCTTCCCAAGCAGCTGTTGCGCCTGGCCGGCGAGCGGACGCTGCTGCAGGCCACCGTCGATCGCCTGTCGGGGTTGGTTGCACCCGAGCAGGTGCTCGTCGTCACCGCCGAGCGGCTCCTGCCCACCGTGCGGGAACAGCTTCCCGACGTACCGGCATCGGCGTTGGTGGGGGAGCCGTGCAAGCGCGACACCGCCCCCTGCATCGCGCTTTCGGCCCTGCTCGTGTCGCGTCACGACCCCGAGGCGACGCTCGCGGTGATGCCCTCCGACCATGTCATCAGCCCCGCCGAGTCCTTTCGTAACGCGATCCGCCAGGCAGCCGCTCTCGTCGACGCCCAACCGGCCCGGTTGGTCACGTTCGGCATCAAGCCGACCTACCCGGCCGAGGTCTTCGGCTACATCCAGCAGGGGGAGAAACTGGCCGACGCCGGGCCCGCCGTGGTGAACCGTGTCGCCCACTTCAAGGAGAAGCCGCCAGCGGCAGTGGCAAGGGAGTACCTCGCCGCCGGCACCTACCTGTGGAACGCCGGGATCTTCGTGTGGAAGGCACGGACGATCATCGAAGCGCTCCTCGCACGCCAGCCGGAGTGCATGGAGCGGCTGCAACGGGTCGTGGCAGCCTGGGATCGCCCCGATCGGGACGCCGTCTTCGCCCGGGAGTTCGCGGCGATCCACGGGATCTCGATCGACTACGCGGTCCTCGAGCACGCCCGCGACGTCGTCGTCATCGAGGCGCCATTCGGTTGGGACGACCTCGGCGGCTGGTCGGCGGTCGCCCGCCAGCGGGGTACCGACAGCGAGGGCAACACCGTCGTCGGCCGCCACCTCGGCATCGACTCGGTACGGACGATCGTCCACGCCGACG encodes:
- a CDS encoding UDPGP type 1 family protein, with amino-acid sequence MDSAGHRLDEPSPTLVAALRGADQLGVLAHWERLDAAARERLLAQVTAIDWGLVADLTRRVRRGHLAPPAGDTSFDLASAESPPCRPLRGADPTVAARGREALAAGAVGAILVAGGQGTRLGCTGPKGLCAVGPLSQATLFDVLLGRLAAIGRRYGRGVPLAIMTSAATDDETRRFLASRQWCGLDPDDVFLFRQQDLPAFDAADGNILLAAPDRVALAPDGHGGMLLALAGVGGLEWFGRRGVATVASFQVDNPLALPLDAEFLGAHLDAAAEFTLQVIRKREPAERVGVIATSGGVTRVVEYSDLPATAAAERLADGRLRFHAGSIAVHAFALEFLAHCAARGDALPLHAARKAVPFVDADGRHHAPRAPNAVKFERFIFDILPLARRVCVVELEPGEGFAPLKNPSGAAADTPEHVREALIARDRAILAAAGVTVDEGVVVELDAATILDADDVTLALPPGTRISASAVIRADPITPRGTGGGEFR
- a CDS encoding mannose-1-phosphate guanylyltransferase, yielding MLHVVIMAGGSGTRFWPASRAALPKQLLRLAGERTLLQATVDRLSGLVAPEQVLVVTAERLLPTVREQLPDVPASALVGEPCKRDTAPCIALSALLVSRHDPEATLAVMPSDHVISPAESFRNAIRQAAALVDAQPARLVTFGIKPTYPAEVFGYIQQGEKLADAGPAVVNRVAHFKEKPPAAVAREYLAAGTYLWNAGIFVWKARTIIEALLARQPECMERLQRVVAAWDRPDRDAVFAREFAAIHGISIDYAVLEHARDVVVIEAPFGWDDLGGWSAVARQRGTDSEGNTVVGRHLGIDSVRTIVHADGDHLVVTMGLKDMLVVHTPDATLVADRAHEESVRRVVTELEKRGWRDYL